The proteins below come from a single Coprobacter tertius genomic window:
- the murB gene encoding UDP-N-acetylmuramate dehydrogenase: MIIHENIQLKDKHTFHIPAIAKWFVEYDSVEELKELLASEWIKDKRFLHIGSGSNLLFLGNYDGAILHSRIKTITIKDETERCVKIKVGSGVIWDDFVAYCIDRGWYGTENLSKIPGEVGASAVQNIGAYGSEVKDIIDTVETIEIESGEHHVFNCIDCKYGYRNSIFKNELKEKHIVTFVTYCLSKQPIYNLSYGNLKTAVETKGTINLRNIRNAVIEIRENKLPDPEITGNAGSFFMNPVIPLFQYSLLKEKYPDIPHYPIDNEKVKVPAAWLIDRCGWKGKIHGGAAVHDKQCLVLINKNNATSDDVVELSEEIKQSVKSNFNITITPEVNFIR, translated from the coding sequence ATGATTATTCACGAAAATATACAATTAAAAGACAAGCATACTTTCCATATTCCTGCCATAGCAAAATGGTTTGTCGAATATGACTCTGTAGAAGAATTAAAAGAATTGTTGGCATCGGAATGGATAAAAGATAAGAGATTTTTGCACATTGGTAGTGGTAGTAATCTTCTTTTCCTCGGAAATTATGACGGTGCGATCTTACATTCCCGCATTAAAACAATCACCATTAAAGATGAAACGGAAAGATGTGTAAAAATAAAAGTCGGATCGGGTGTAATATGGGATGATTTTGTAGCTTATTGTATTGATCGAGGATGGTATGGCACCGAAAATCTTTCGAAGATTCCCGGAGAAGTAGGAGCGAGTGCTGTTCAAAACATAGGTGCATACGGTAGTGAGGTAAAAGATATTATAGATACTGTTGAAACGATTGAGATCGAATCGGGAGAACATCATGTCTTTAATTGTATAGATTGTAAATACGGTTACAGAAATAGTATTTTTAAAAATGAATTAAAGGAAAAACACATCGTTACATTTGTTACGTATTGTTTGAGTAAACAACCGATATACAATCTAAGTTACGGAAATCTGAAAACTGCAGTCGAAACTAAAGGAACTATAAATTTGAGAAATATTAGGAACGCGGTTATTGAGATTAGAGAAAACAAATTGCCTGATCCGGAAATAACAGGTAATGCAGGGAGTTTTTTTATGAATCCTGTTATTCCTCTGTTTCAATATTCTTTGTTAAAAGAAAAATACCCTGATATACCCCATTATCCGATAGATAATGAAAAAGTTAAAGTGCCGGCTGCTTGGTTGATAGACCGGTGTGGATGGAAAGGGAAAATACACGGAGGTGCAGCTGTTCACGACAAACAATGTTTAGTCCTCATTAATAAAAACAATGCAACTTCCGACGATGTTGTCGAGCTTTCTGAGGAAATAAAACAGTCGGTAAAATCTAATTTTAATATAACGATTACTCCTGAAGTAAATTTCATTAGATGA
- a CDS encoding MBL fold metallo-hydrolase: MKIEFLGTGTSTGIPQIGCKCEVCTSIDNKDKRLRTSALISVNNKNILIDCGPDFRQQILRTGVTSLDAVLITHAHYDHTAGFDDLRPFCNNRPVPIYLETSVAQAIRTRMPYCFTEKKYPGVPNLQLKEISIAPFSINGIQIIPIRAMHYKLPILGYRIGDMAYITDMLTLPEEEYQKLSGLKILVVNALRITEHISHQSLSQALNVIERVSPQKAYLIHMSHQMGLHEHVAPQLPDNVYLSYDGLTVEY, from the coding sequence ATGAAAATTGAATTTTTAGGAACAGGAACTTCCACCGGAATCCCACAGATAGGATGCAAATGCGAAGTATGTACGTCGATTGATAATAAAGATAAAAGGTTACGTACTTCAGCTCTAATTTCTGTCAACAATAAAAATATTTTAATTGATTGTGGCCCTGATTTCAGACAGCAAATACTCAGAACAGGTGTTACGTCTCTCGATGCAGTGCTAATTACCCATGCTCATTATGACCATACTGCCGGTTTTGACGATCTGAGACCATTTTGTAATAATCGTCCAGTTCCGATTTATTTGGAAACCTCGGTTGCTCAAGCTATACGAACCCGAATGCCATATTGCTTCACAGAAAAGAAATATCCGGGTGTACCCAATTTACAATTAAAAGAAATAAGTATCGCCCCTTTCAGTATAAACGGAATACAAATTATTCCTATACGGGCAATGCATTATAAATTGCCGATATTAGGATATAGAATAGGAGATATGGCCTATATAACTGATATGCTTACTCTTCCAGAAGAAGAATATCAAAAGCTTTCAGGATTAAAGATATTAGTTGTAAATGCCTTACGTATTACCGAACATATATCGCACCAAAGTCTATCACAGGCATTGAATGTAATTGAACGAGTTTCACCTCAAAAAGCGTATCTTATTCATATGAGTCATCAAATGGGTTTACATGAGCATGTTGCACCCCAATTACCTGATAATGTATATTTATCTTACGACGGCCTTACCGTTGAATATTAA
- a CDS encoding CDGSH iron-sulfur domain-containing protein, whose protein sequence is MAKSKKIPVEVGSKAAPETFYIKITDQGPYLVYGNPPIDQEIIMPNEEGSSWVYRKGTHFKSEGEPISLCRCGESKHKPFCDGSHQHAHWNPKETNDKTPLLENAEEFEGPTMILADNQDYCAFARFCDAYGRIWNLVQEAQSEKEKELVRHEAGHCPAGRLVLWDKEKEEVFEPPFLPSIGIIEDPGIHVSGPIWVKGGIRIESADGTSYEIRNRVTLCRCGQSSNKPFCDGTHAQMKFQDHLPLEDAEKEW, encoded by the coding sequence ATGGCAAAATCAAAAAAAATTCCGGTAGAAGTCGGTTCTAAAGCGGCTCCAGAAACATTTTACATTAAAATTACAGATCAAGGTCCTTATCTTGTGTACGGAAATCCACCTATCGATCAGGAAATAATTATGCCTAACGAAGAAGGGAGTTCGTGGGTATATCGTAAAGGGACACACTTTAAAAGTGAAGGAGAGCCTATTTCATTATGCCGATGCGGAGAGTCCAAACACAAACCTTTCTGCGACGGTTCTCATCAGCATGCTCACTGGAACCCCAAAGAAACAAATGACAAAACACCTTTACTAGAAAATGCAGAAGAATTTGAAGGACCGACTATGATTTTGGCTGATAATCAGGATTACTGTGCTTTCGCACGTTTTTGTGATGCATATGGCCGTATCTGGAATTTGGTTCAAGAGGCTCAGTCAGAAAAAGAAAAGGAACTCGTAAGACACGAAGCCGGTCATTGCCCTGCCGGTCGATTAGTATTATGGGACAAAGAAAAAGAAGAAGTATTCGAGCCTCCATTTTTGCCTTCAATCGGTATTATCGAAGACCCGGGAATACACGTTAGCGGTCCCATATGGGTAAAAGGAGGTATTCGTATCGAAAGTGCCGACGGAACAAGCTATGAAATAAGGAATAGGGTAACTCTCTGCCGGTGCGGACAGTCCTCGAACAAACCATTTTGTGACGGGACACATGCCCAAATGAAATTTCAAGATCACCTGCCCTTAGAAGATGCTGAGAAAGAATGGTAA
- the xpt gene encoding xanthine phosphoribosyltransferase — protein sequence MEILKKRILQDGVCFEGGILKVDSFINHQMDPMLMRLIAEEFVKRFSDVEINKIMTIEASGIAPAIMVGYLMQLPVVFAKKKEPKTMRHALTTTVHSFTKDREYPVSISGEYLNSKDHILCIDDFLANGNAALGMYDLIQQAGAHLSGMGFIIEKKFQNGGEVLRRKGIRVESLAIIKSLDDCRISFE from the coding sequence ATGGAAATATTGAAGAAAAGAATATTGCAGGATGGCGTATGTTTCGAAGGGGGAATCCTTAAAGTAGATAGTTTTATCAACCATCAGATGGACCCTATGCTAATGCGTTTGATAGCCGAAGAATTTGTAAAACGATTCTCTGATGTAGAAATAAATAAAATTATGACAATAGAAGCGAGTGGTATAGCTCCTGCTATTATGGTTGGCTACCTTATGCAACTACCGGTTGTATTTGCTAAGAAGAAAGAGCCAAAAACCATGCGACATGCGCTTACTACGACCGTTCATTCTTTTACTAAAGATAGAGAATACCCGGTAAGCATTAGCGGAGAATATCTCAATTCTAAAGATCATATTCTTTGTATCGATGATTTTTTGGCAAATGGTAATGCTGCTTTGGGAATGTATGATCTTATACAACAGGCCGGAGCTCACCTTTCGGGAATGGGATTTATAATAGAAAAAAAATTTCAGAATGGAGGTGAAGTTTTACGTCGAAAAGGTATTAGAGTTGAATCTTTAGCTATAATAAAAAGCCTTGACGATTGTAGAATATCGTTCGAATAA
- a CDS encoding acetolactate synthase, with protein sequence MIIQQLSVFLENKSGRLNEILEMLGQVNIRIIAATVADTSEYGILRLITTDTQKACTTLREKKVSANMSEVIAISCDSRAGTFAKQLRYFSENGISIEYMYCFSIAEKAFLILKTDNVLKAKKVAIQFGLELISEKELLAL encoded by the coding sequence ATGATCATACAACAATTATCAGTGTTTCTTGAAAATAAATCGGGGCGATTAAATGAAATTCTTGAAATGTTGGGGCAAGTAAATATTCGTATTATAGCCGCTACGGTCGCTGATACTTCTGAATATGGCATTTTGAGATTGATAACCACCGACACTCAAAAAGCTTGTACGACACTGAGAGAAAAAAAAGTAAGTGCCAATATGAGTGAAGTTATCGCTATATCCTGTGATTCTCGTGCGGGTACGTTTGCCAAGCAGTTAAGATATTTCTCAGAAAATGGGATTAGTATAGAATATATGTATTGTTTCTCGATAGCTGAAAAGGCATTTTTGATATTAAAAACAGATAATGTACTGAAAGCAAAGAAAGTCGCGATACAGTTTGGCCTTGAATTGATTTCCGAAAAGGAATTGCTCGCTTTATAA
- a CDS encoding phenylacetate--CoA ligase family protein: MKEESIYYQPEIETIERGELEKLQLARLKETIRIASNAPFYAKLFSDNKITHESVGCIDDLKKLPFTTKSDLRDNYPFGLIATDMKNVVRLHSSSGTTGNPTVICHSQHDLDQWSNRLARCMYMVGLRNTDVFQNTSGYGMFTGGLGIQYAAERLGALTVPAAAGNSLRQIKFITDFGTTAVHAIPSYATRLAEVMQEVGIDPYKDTQLHTLIIGAEPHTEEQRKKIEKLLGVKAYNCFGMSEMSGPGVAFECTYQNGLHLWEDCFIMEIIDPETLQPVPEGEIGELVLTTLDRDAMPLIRYRTRDLTRIIPGKCPCGRTHRRIDRIKGRSDDMFIVKGVNIFPMQIEKILMQFSELGTNYLITIDTVGNNDEMMVEVELGELFTDDYSKLQQLTREITRRLKDEILLTPKVTLVDKGSLPQSDGKAIRVKDLRKK; the protein is encoded by the coding sequence ATGAAAGAAGAATCTATCTATTATCAGCCGGAAATTGAAACCATAGAACGGGGAGAACTTGAAAAACTACAGTTAGCCCGATTAAAAGAAACGATAAGGATTGCATCAAATGCTCCTTTTTATGCAAAATTATTTTCTGATAATAAAATTACTCATGAGTCGGTTGGTTGTATCGATGACTTAAAAAAATTGCCATTTACAACAAAATCTGATTTAAGAGATAATTATCCTTTCGGGTTAATTGCGACAGACATGAAGAATGTGGTAAGATTACATTCTTCAAGTGGTACTACAGGAAATCCGACTGTTATATGCCATTCTCAGCACGATCTCGACCAATGGTCAAATCGTTTGGCACGTTGTATGTATATGGTCGGATTACGAAATACCGATGTATTTCAGAACACATCGGGTTATGGAATGTTTACCGGTGGATTAGGGATACAATACGCTGCAGAAAGATTAGGAGCTCTCACAGTACCTGCCGCTGCCGGTAATAGTTTAAGGCAAATTAAGTTTATTACCGATTTTGGAACTACCGCAGTACATGCCATTCCCAGTTATGCTACACGTTTGGCTGAAGTCATGCAGGAAGTAGGAATAGACCCCTATAAAGATACCCAATTACATACTTTAATTATTGGAGCCGAACCTCATACCGAAGAACAACGTAAAAAGATTGAAAAATTATTAGGTGTAAAGGCGTATAATTGCTTCGGAATGTCTGAAATGAGTGGTCCGGGCGTCGCATTTGAATGTACTTATCAGAATGGGCTTCATCTTTGGGAAGATTGCTTTATTATGGAAATAATCGATCCTGAAACTTTACAACCTGTGCCCGAGGGAGAAATTGGAGAACTGGTACTTACAACTCTCGATAGAGATGCAATGCCTCTGATACGGTATAGGACAAGAGATCTCACCCGCATAATTCCCGGTAAATGTCCTTGCGGACGAACACATCGTAGAATTGATCGGATAAAAGGACGCAGTGACGATATGTTTATTGTGAAGGGGGTAAATATTTTTCCTATGCAAATTGAGAAAATACTGATGCAATTTAGCGAATTAGGGACTAATTATCTGATTACAATTGATACGGTAGGTAATAATGATGAAATGATGGTTGAAGTTGAACTTGGTGAACTTTTTACTGATGATTATTCCAAGTTGCAGCAACTTACCCGCGAAATTACACGGCGTTTAAAAGATGAAATATTGCTTACTCCGAAAGTAACTTTAGTGGATAAAGGGAGTCTGCCGCAAAGCGATGGAAAGGCTATTAGAGTAAAAGATTTAAGAAAAAAATAA
- a CDS encoding AMP-binding protein, whose protein sequence is MQTSFNRYIENAIIENWERIALSDFNGVSYSYKDIARKIAKLHILLEASGIKKGDKVAICGRNSSHWAVSFFATLTYGAVAVPILHEFKADNVHHIVNHSDAKVLFVGDVVWENLNDQQMPDLNAIILINDFSVLKTDKKELITAREHLNEFFGKKYPSRFTKEDVKYHEDSLDELALINYTSGSTGFSKGVMLSYRSIWSNLKFCNENLDFLQAGDGTVSMLPMAHMYGLAIELMNPFAKGCHIHFLTRVPSPKVIMDAFAEIKPKMIVAVPLIIEKIIKTKVFPLLEKPIMRLMMMVPFLDTQLLSKIKNKLTETFGGNLQELIIGGAALNKEVEDFLRKIEFPFTVGYGMTECGPLISYAPWTETRLTSCGKVVQRMKAKIESADPQNIVGELWVKGDNVMLGYYKNDEATHQVLKKDGWMNTGDLALLDKDNYIYLKGRSKSMILGPSGQNIYPEEIEGKLNNMPYVNESVVIDKDGKLVALIYPDFDNAEKEGITKDKIEDQMEENRIVINKELPAYSQISQIKIFYEEFEKTPKRSIKRYLYQNT, encoded by the coding sequence ATGCAGACAAGTTTTAACCGTTATATAGAAAATGCAATTATCGAAAATTGGGAACGAATAGCGTTATCTGATTTTAATGGGGTATCGTATAGCTATAAAGATATCGCTCGTAAAATTGCAAAATTACACATACTTCTTGAGGCATCAGGTATAAAAAAGGGGGATAAAGTAGCTATTTGCGGACGAAACTCCTCTCATTGGGCTGTCTCTTTTTTTGCGACTCTTACTTATGGTGCGGTTGCTGTTCCGATATTACACGAATTTAAAGCCGATAATGTACATCATATCGTAAATCACTCAGATGCAAAAGTATTGTTTGTTGGAGATGTTGTATGGGAAAATCTCAATGACCAGCAAATGCCCGATCTTAACGCAATTATTCTAATCAACGATTTTTCTGTTTTAAAAACTGACAAAAAAGAATTGATTACGGCTCGAGAACATTTAAATGAATTTTTTGGTAAAAAGTATCCGAGCCGGTTTACAAAAGAGGATGTGAAATATCATGAAGATTCACTCGATGAGCTGGCTCTTATCAATTATACTTCTGGATCTACCGGTTTTTCAAAAGGAGTTATGTTATCGTATAGAAGTATTTGGTCTAACCTGAAGTTTTGTAATGAGAACCTCGACTTTTTGCAGGCGGGTGATGGAACAGTATCTATGTTACCGATGGCACATATGTACGGTTTGGCGATAGAGTTGATGAATCCCTTCGCTAAAGGATGTCACATTCATTTTCTTACTAGAGTTCCTTCTCCCAAAGTCATAATGGATGCGTTTGCTGAGATTAAACCGAAAATGATTGTTGCTGTACCTTTGATTATAGAAAAAATCATAAAAACAAAAGTTTTTCCGCTTTTAGAAAAGCCTATTATGAGGTTAATGATGATGGTTCCTTTTCTCGATACTCAATTGTTATCGAAGATAAAGAATAAACTTACTGAAACTTTTGGAGGAAATCTACAGGAACTAATTATCGGCGGAGCAGCTCTGAATAAAGAAGTAGAGGATTTTTTGAGAAAAATAGAATTTCCTTTTACTGTGGGATATGGTATGACGGAATGTGGCCCCCTTATCTCCTATGCCCCTTGGACTGAAACCCGACTTACATCTTGCGGAAAGGTAGTTCAACGTATGAAAGCTAAAATTGAATCTGCAGACCCACAAAACATAGTTGGAGAATTGTGGGTAAAAGGCGATAATGTAATGTTAGGGTATTATAAAAATGATGAAGCGACTCATCAGGTCTTGAAAAAAGACGGGTGGATGAATACTGGAGATCTTGCCCTTCTTGATAAAGATAATTATATCTATCTGAAAGGTCGAAGTAAAAGTATGATTCTCGGACCTTCAGGACAAAATATATATCCTGAAGAAATAGAAGGAAAACTTAATAATATGCCGTATGTAAATGAATCGGTAGTTATCGATAAAGACGGCAAATTGGTAGCTCTTATTTATCCTGATTTTGATAATGCTGAAAAAGAAGGAATTACCAAAGATAAAATCGAGGATCAAATGGAGGAAAATCGTATCGTTATTAATAAAGAGTTACCCGCATATAGTCAAATTAGTCAAATAAAAATATTTTACGAAGAATTTGAAAAAACACCCAAAAGAAGTATCAAACGATATTTATATCAAAACACATGA